One genomic window of Sporosarcina ureae includes the following:
- a CDS encoding urease subunit gamma, which produces MRLLPREIDKLMIVVAADVARRRRERGLKLNHPEAMALITYEVMEGARDGKTVAELMAYGATILSREDVMDGIPEMIDDIQVEATFPDGTKLVTVHNPIR; this is translated from the coding sequence ATGCGATTACTACCGCGCGAAATTGATAAATTAATGATTGTTGTTGCTGCAGACGTTGCCAGAAGACGAAGGGAACGAGGGCTTAAATTGAATCATCCAGAAGCAATGGCTCTTATTACATATGAAGTGATGGAAGGTGCCAGAGATGGTAAAACAGTAGCAGAACTTATGGCTTATGGCGCGACAATTTTATCCCGTGAAGATGTAATGGATGGTATTCCAGAAATGATCGATGATATCCAAGTTGAGGCAACATTCCCGGATGGGACGAAGTTGGTCACAGTGCATAATCCGATAAGATAG
- the truA gene encoding tRNA pseudouridine(38-40) synthase TruA, giving the protein MKRMKATVSYDGTNFAGYQSQPGMRTVQAEIDKALVKLHKDSTSHAVASGRTDAGVHALGQVIHFDTPLDLGDRWLMALNVLLPKDVRITAIEQVSEEFHARYGAKGKTYRYKWSYGELQSPFERNFAVHLGRWNPDVERMNAGAAYLIGTHDFTSFCSAKTATSNKVRTIRKLTLERHQDELILEVEGDGFLYNMVRTIAGALLAVGIGWDEPEDIQKILEAKDRQRAGKTAAAHGLYLLEVTY; this is encoded by the coding sequence TTGAAACGAATGAAAGCGACTGTTTCGTATGACGGTACGAACTTTGCTGGCTATCAATCTCAGCCAGGCATGCGGACAGTTCAAGCAGAGATCGATAAGGCACTTGTTAAATTGCATAAAGATTCTACATCACACGCAGTAGCAAGCGGACGAACCGATGCTGGTGTTCATGCGTTAGGTCAGGTTATCCATTTTGACACACCTCTTGATTTAGGTGATCGATGGCTGATGGCATTAAATGTGCTTCTACCTAAAGACGTACGCATAACTGCGATTGAACAGGTGTCTGAAGAATTCCATGCGCGTTACGGTGCAAAAGGTAAAACGTATCGATATAAATGGTCCTATGGAGAATTACAAAGTCCATTCGAACGTAATTTTGCTGTCCATTTAGGTAGATGGAATCCAGATGTAGAACGAATGAATGCAGGTGCTGCCTATTTAATCGGCACACATGATTTCACAAGTTTCTGTTCGGCGAAGACTGCTACTTCGAATAAAGTCCGTACGATCCGAAAACTAACACTTGAACGTCATCAAGATGAACTGATTCTTGAAGTGGAAGGTGATGGATTTCTTTACAATATGGTCCGGACGATTGCGGGTGCTTTGCTGGCGGTCGGTATTGGTTGGGACGAGCCAGAAGATATCCAGAAAATTCTCGAGGCGAAAGATCGTCAAAGAGCAGGGAAGACAGCGGCAGCACACGGTTTGTACTTACTAGAAGTTACTTATTGA
- the rpsK gene encoding 30S ribosomal protein S11 gives MARKQQTRKRRVKKNIETGIAHIRSTFNNTIVTITDSHGNALSWSSAGALGFRGSRKSTPFAAQMAAETAAKTAMEHGLKSLEVTVKGPGAGREAAIRSLQAAGLEVTAIRDVTPVPHNGCRPPKRRRV, from the coding sequence ATGGCACGTAAACAACAAACTCGTAAACGTCGTGTAAAAAAGAATATTGAGACTGGTATTGCACATATCCGTTCAACGTTCAATAACACTATCGTAACTATCACGGATAGCCACGGTAATGCACTTTCATGGTCTAGCGCTGGTGCACTTGGCTTTAGAGGTTCCCGTAAATCTACTCCGTTTGCTGCACAAATGGCTGCTGAAACTGCAGCGAAAACAGCAATGGAACATGGTTTGAAATCATTGGAAGTAACAGTTAAAGGCCCAGGTGCTGGTCGTGAAGCGGCTATCCGTTCACTACAAGCTGCAGGTCTTGAAGTTACTGCAATCAGAGACGTAACTCCAGTTCCACACAATGGTTGTCGCCCGCCAAAACGTCGTCGCGTATAA
- a CDS encoding energy-coupling factor ABC transporter ATP-binding protein, translated as MDISLQQVGYLYAKDSPFEKRALQDVTATIPSGSYTSIIGHTGSGKSTLLLHLNGLLKPSEGIVKIGDTMITAQTKGKQMKEVRHQVGIVFQFPEHQLFEETVEKDIMFGPINFGVPKEVARSRAHELVKLLGLPEDVLQKSPFELSGGQMRRVAIAGVLAFKPSVLVLDEPTAGLDPKGRKEIMELFHHLHKTESLTTILVTHSMEDAARYSDRILVMHEGTAVMEGTPEDIYSLEEELHSFRLSVPRSVRFQREVERMSGQRFDRIALTEEVLAQELAKAIARKGERPC; from the coding sequence GTGGACATTTCACTTCAGCAAGTAGGCTACTTATACGCTAAAGATTCACCGTTTGAGAAACGTGCCTTGCAGGACGTGACAGCTACAATCCCTTCAGGTTCTTATACGTCAATCATTGGTCATACAGGATCAGGGAAATCGACATTATTGCTTCATTTGAATGGTTTGCTAAAGCCGTCTGAGGGTATTGTCAAAATAGGTGACACGATGATTACTGCACAGACTAAAGGTAAGCAGATGAAAGAAGTTCGACACCAAGTAGGGATTGTGTTTCAGTTTCCTGAACATCAGTTATTTGAAGAGACAGTTGAAAAAGATATTATGTTCGGTCCTATCAATTTTGGTGTGCCGAAAGAGGTAGCAAGGTCTCGCGCACATGAACTAGTAAAGCTTTTAGGTCTGCCTGAAGATGTGTTGCAAAAGTCTCCTTTTGAGCTATCAGGAGGTCAAATGCGGCGTGTTGCCATTGCAGGTGTCCTTGCGTTCAAACCGTCTGTCTTAGTCCTTGACGAGCCGACAGCAGGGCTAGACCCTAAAGGTCGTAAAGAAATTATGGAGTTGTTCCATCATTTGCATAAGACAGAGAGTTTAACGACTATCCTCGTTACACATAGTATGGAAGACGCCGCACGCTACAGTGATCGGATTCTGGTGATGCATGAGGGGACAGCCGTGATGGAAGGGACGCCTGAAGATATATATAGTCTGGAAGAGGAACTCCATTCATTTCGACTCAGCGTCCCGCGTTCTGTGCGTTTTCAACGTGAAGTAGAAAGGATGAGTGGACAGCGTTTTGATCGTATTGCACTTACGGAAGAAGTATTGGCGCAAGAACTAGCAAAAGCCATTGCAAGAAAAGGGGAGCGGCCATGTTAG
- the rplQ gene encoding 50S ribosomal protein L17 yields MGYRKLGRTSSQRKAMLRDLTTDLIIHERIQTTETRAKELRKVVEKMITLGKRGDLHARRQAAEYIRREKVTVENAEGEEATVFALQKLFDTVAPRYADRQGGYTRIMKMGPRRGDGAPVVIIELV; encoded by the coding sequence ATGGGATACAGAAAACTTGGACGCACAAGTTCACAACGTAAAGCAATGCTTCGCGACTTAACGACAGATCTTATTATTCACGAGCGCATCCAGACAACTGAAACACGTGCGAAAGAATTACGTAAAGTAGTTGAAAAGATGATCACTCTTGGAAAACGTGGAGATCTTCATGCACGTCGTCAAGCGGCTGAATATATTCGTCGTGAAAAGGTGACTGTTGAAAACGCAGAAGGCGAAGAAGCAACAGTGTTTGCACTTCAAAAACTTTTTGATACAGTAGCACCACGTTATGCAGATCGCCAAGGCGGTTATACACGTATAATGAAAATGGGACCTCGCCGTGGCGATGGCGCACCAGTAGTTATTATCGAACTGGTGTAA
- a CDS encoding DNA-directed RNA polymerase subunit alpha, which translates to MIEIEKPKIETVTIGEDSQFGKFIIEPLERGYGNTLGNSLRRILLSSLPGAAVTSIQIDGVLHEFATIEGVVEDVSTVILNVKKLALKIYSDDEKVIEIDVKGEGVVTAADITHDSDVEVLNPDLPIATLGKNGHLRMRMYAVRGRGYVPSDQNKREDLAIGVIPIDSIYTPVSRVNFQVENTRVGQSTNFDKLTLDVWTDGSIGPKEAVSLGAKILTEHLNIFVGMTDEAQTAEIMVEKEEDQKEKVLEMTIEELDLSVRSYNCLKRAGINTVLELANKSEDEMMKVRNLGRKSLEEVKAKLDELNLELRSEE; encoded by the coding sequence ATGATCGAGATTGAAAAACCAAAGATTGAAACAGTAACGATCGGTGAAGATTCACAGTTCGGTAAGTTTATTATCGAACCTTTAGAGCGTGGATATGGAAATACCTTAGGGAATTCCTTGCGCCGCATTCTCTTGTCTTCATTACCAGGAGCTGCTGTGACATCTATTCAAATCGATGGTGTACTTCATGAATTCGCTACAATTGAAGGTGTCGTCGAAGACGTATCTACAGTTATTTTGAATGTGAAGAAACTAGCACTCAAAATTTACTCAGATGATGAGAAAGTTATTGAGATCGATGTGAAAGGTGAAGGCGTCGTGACGGCTGCAGACATCACACATGATAGTGATGTTGAAGTATTAAATCCAGATCTCCCGATTGCTACTCTCGGTAAAAATGGACATTTACGTATGCGTATGTATGCTGTACGTGGACGCGGATATGTTCCTTCCGATCAAAACAAACGTGAGGATCTAGCGATTGGTGTGATTCCAATTGACTCGATTTACACTCCTGTATCACGCGTTAATTTCCAAGTTGAAAACACTCGCGTCGGACAAAGTACCAACTTTGATAAGTTGACACTCGATGTATGGACAGATGGAAGCATAGGTCCTAAAGAGGCAGTATCGCTTGGAGCTAAGATTCTTACAGAGCATTTGAATATATTCGTTGGTATGACTGACGAAGCACAAACTGCAGAAATCATGGTAGAAAAAGAAGAAGACCAAAAAGAAAAGGTTCTGGAAATGACGATTGAAGAACTTGATCTTTCTGTTCGATCTTATAACTGCTTGAAGCGTGCAGGCATCAATACGGTTTTAGAACTTGCTAACAAGTCTGAAGACGAAATGATGAAAGTGCGAAACTTAGGCCGTAAATCGCTTGAAGAAGTGAAGGCTAAATTGGATGAGCTAAACCTTGAGTTACGCTCTGAAGAGTAA
- the rpsI gene encoding 30S ribosomal protein S9 produces MAQVQYIGTGRRKSSVARVRLIPGEGKIVVNNRDVEDYVPFETLREIIKQPLVTTETLGSYDIHVNVNGGGYTGQAGAIRHGVARALLTVDPDFRAALKSAGFLTRDPRMKERKKPGLRGARRAPQFSKR; encoded by the coding sequence TTGGCACAAGTACAATATATCGGCACTGGCCGTCGTAAAAGTTCAGTAGCTCGTGTACGTCTAATTCCTGGCGAAGGCAAAATTGTCGTCAATAATCGTGACGTAGAGGACTACGTACCATTCGAAACACTTCGTGAAATCATTAAACAACCACTAGTTACAACGGAAACACTTGGAAGCTATGATATCCACGTTAACGTTAACGGTGGAGGTTACACAGGTCAAGCAGGCGCAATCCGTCACGGCGTTGCTCGTGCATTGCTTACTGTAGATCCTGATTTCCGTGCAGCACTTAAATCAGCAGGATTCCTAACACGTGACCCACGTATGAAGGAACGTAAGAAACCAGGTCTTCGCGGCGCTCGTCGTGCACCTCAGTTCTCAAAACGTTAA
- a CDS encoding energy-coupling factor transporter transmembrane component T family protein, with the protein MLEKMIIGRFIPGTSIVHRMDPRSKLLFVFLFVVAVFLANNVVSYAILLGFTAFVIALARIRPYFLINGLKPVIFLIIFTLLLHIFFTREGPIIFEWKFIKIYEEGLRMGIFISIRFLVLVLITTVLTLTTSPISITDGLETLLNPFKKLKLPVHELALMMSISLRFIPTLMDETDKILKAQLARGSDLSTGSIKERIQAVIPLLVPLFVSAFKRAEDLAIAMEVRGYRGGEGRTRFRQLSWHMRDTAVLIAFVLLVGVLLWVRK; encoded by the coding sequence ATGTTAGAAAAAATGATTATTGGCCGTTTTATTCCCGGTACATCTATTGTGCATCGTATGGATCCGCGTTCCAAATTACTCTTTGTCTTTCTGTTTGTAGTAGCAGTGTTCTTGGCAAATAACGTAGTGTCTTATGCCATTTTGCTTGGTTTCACGGCGTTTGTCATTGCACTTGCTAGAATCAGACCATATTTTCTAATCAACGGGTTGAAACCGGTCATCTTTTTAATCATTTTTACTCTTTTATTACATATTTTCTTCACACGCGAAGGACCCATTATATTTGAATGGAAGTTTATTAAAATTTATGAAGAAGGATTGCGAATGGGTATATTCATATCTATCCGATTTTTGGTCCTTGTTTTGATTACGACAGTATTGACGTTAACCACTTCACCGATCTCAATTACGGATGGATTGGAAACACTACTCAATCCGTTTAAAAAGCTGAAATTGCCCGTACATGAATTAGCGTTGATGATGTCCATTTCTCTACGTTTCATTCCAACTCTTATGGACGAAACAGATAAAATATTAAAGGCACAACTAGCAAGAGGATCTGATTTAAGTACCGGTTCCATCAAAGAACGGATACAGGCAGTCATTCCTTTGCTTGTACCGCTATTTGTTAGTGCATTTAAGCGTGCAGAAGATTTGGCAATTGCAATGGAAGTGCGTGGTTACCGTGGTGGGGAAGGTCGCACAAGGTTCCGTCAGCTGTCTTGGCATATGAGGGATACTGCTGTCCTAATCGCTTTTGTGCTATTAGTAGGTGTATTGCTATGGGTAAGGAAGTGA
- the ureG gene encoding urease accessory protein UreG — protein sequence MGPIKIGVGGPVGAGKTMLVEKLTRALDGEVSMAVITNDIYTKEDAKFLVANGILPEDRIVGVETGGCPHTAIREDASMNFAAINELKEKHPDVELIFVESGGDNLAATFSPELVDFSIYIIDVAQGEKIPRKGGQGMIKSDLFIINKTDLAPYVGARLEVMESDTKIFRGNKPFFFTNLKDDQGLDEVVEWVRKHALLKGLGQDV from the coding sequence ATGGGACCAATTAAAATAGGTGTCGGTGGACCAGTTGGTGCAGGAAAAACAATGCTTGTCGAAAAACTCACACGCGCTTTAGATGGCGAAGTGAGTATGGCAGTCATTACTAATGATATATATACGAAAGAAGATGCTAAATTTTTAGTAGCGAACGGTATTCTTCCTGAAGACCGTATTGTAGGTGTGGAAACAGGAGGCTGCCCACATACGGCGATTCGTGAAGATGCCTCGATGAACTTCGCAGCAATTAATGAACTGAAGGAAAAGCATCCCGACGTCGAGTTGATTTTTGTAGAGAGTGGCGGCGATAACCTAGCAGCTACGTTTAGTCCGGAACTCGTAGACTTTTCCATTTATATAATTGACGTGGCGCAAGGTGAAAAAATCCCACGTAAAGGTGGACAAGGAATGATTAAATCTGATTTGTTTATTATTAACAAAACAGATTTGGCACCATATGTCGGGGCAAGACTTGAGGTAATGGAATCTGACACGAAAATATTTAGAGGGAATAAACCGTTCTTTTTTACTAATTTAAAAGATGATCAGGGACTAGATGAAGTAGTAGAGTGGGTCAGGAAGCATGCGTTGTTAAAAGGACTAGGACAAGATGTCTGA
- a CDS encoding energy-coupling factor ABC transporter ATP-binding protein, whose product MKEIASMHHVDFSYEIEEEESSLMSTKALHDISFTLYEGEWLAVVGHNGSGKSTLAKLLIGLMFPSSGEVHLFSERLSEENLWETRSRMGIVFQNPDNQFVGSTVQDDVAFALENNGVPHDMMVKRVHEALEQVKMTEYINHEPHHLSGGQKQRVAIAGALALHPELLILDEATSMLDPQGREEVIEIVKKLRSEIGLTVLSITHDLEEVLLADRILVMNEGQVLMVGTPQEIFQQGTELEQVGLDLPFALRVSELLKIAGVELESNHMTEEELVNELWTFHFSK is encoded by the coding sequence ATGAAGGAAATAGCGTCGATGCACCACGTTGACTTTTCTTACGAGATTGAAGAAGAGGAATCTTCGCTTATGTCAACTAAAGCATTACATGATATATCTTTCACTTTGTATGAAGGAGAATGGCTGGCAGTTGTAGGACATAACGGTTCTGGTAAGTCGACGTTAGCCAAGCTATTGATTGGCTTGATGTTTCCTTCGTCAGGTGAAGTACATCTCTTTTCTGAACGACTATCAGAAGAAAATCTTTGGGAGACACGTTCCCGTATGGGCATTGTCTTTCAGAACCCTGATAACCAGTTTGTCGGTTCAACGGTGCAGGATGATGTAGCATTTGCACTTGAAAACAATGGCGTACCACACGACATGATGGTAAAACGTGTTCATGAGGCTCTGGAGCAGGTGAAGATGACAGAATACATCAATCATGAGCCGCATCATCTCTCAGGTGGGCAGAAGCAGCGTGTGGCGATTGCAGGTGCATTAGCTTTGCATCCTGAACTGCTTATTCTAGATGAAGCCACTTCCATGTTGGATCCCCAAGGACGTGAAGAAGTAATCGAGATCGTCAAGAAATTACGGTCTGAAATCGGACTGACTGTGTTATCCATTACGCATGACTTGGAAGAAGTGTTATTGGCAGATCGTATATTGGTTATGAATGAAGGACAAGTCTTGATGGTAGGTACACCGCAGGAAATCTTTCAACAAGGTACTGAACTTGAACAGGTTGGACTCGATCTGCCGTTTGCTTTACGTGTTTCTGAGTTATTAAAAATAGCTGGCGTAGAGTTGGAAAGCAATCATATGACAGAAGAAGAGTTGGTGAATGAATTGTGGACATTTCACTTCAGCAAGTAG
- the rplM gene encoding 50S ribosomal protein L13 codes for MRTTFMAKGHEVERKWLVVDAEGQTLGRLASEVATLLRGKHKPTFTPHVDTGDHVIIINAEKIHLTGNKLKDKLYHRHSGYTGSLKSRTALEMRTNYPVKMLELAIKGMLPNGPLGRQTIKKLHVYAGPEHQHIAQKPEAFELRG; via the coding sequence ATGCGCACAACATTCATGGCTAAAGGTCACGAAGTCGAACGTAAATGGCTAGTTGTCGACGCTGAAGGACAAACGCTTGGTCGTCTTGCTTCAGAAGTTGCAACTCTTTTACGCGGTAAACATAAACCGACGTTTACACCACATGTTGATACAGGTGATCACGTCATCATCATCAACGCTGAAAAAATCCATTTGACAGGTAATAAATTGAAAGATAAATTATACCACCGTCACTCTGGTTACACAGGTAGCCTTAAGTCACGTACTGCTCTTGAGATGCGTACTAACTACCCTGTAAAAATGCTTGAACTTGCGATTAAAGGAATGCTTCCAAACGGTCCTCTAGGTCGTCAAACAATTAAGAAATTACATGTATACGCTGGTCCAGAGCATCAGCATATCGCACAAAAACCAGAAGCTTTCGAGCTTCGCGGTTAA
- a CDS encoding urease subunit beta produces MIPGEYILKDEPIICNEGAESIHVQVINHGDRPIQVGSHYHFYEVNLALNFDREVTYGKRLNIPAGAAVRFEPGDEKEVQLIDYAGEREVYGFHNKVDGPLEGGNTK; encoded by the coding sequence ATGATACCAGGCGAATATATTTTAAAAGATGAACCGATCATCTGTAATGAAGGCGCAGAAAGTATACATGTACAAGTTATTAATCATGGTGACAGACCCATCCAAGTCGGTTCTCATTACCATTTCTATGAAGTAAATCTTGCCCTGAATTTTGATCGGGAAGTGACGTACGGTAAACGCCTCAATATACCGGCAGGTGCTGCTGTTCGTTTTGAACCGGGTGATGAAAAAGAAGTGCAGCTAATTGACTATGCTGGAGAAAGAGAAGTTTACGGATTTCATAATAAAGTAGACGGACCATTGGAAGGCGGGAATACGAAATGA
- the ureC gene encoding urease subunit alpha, with amino-acid sequence MSFKMDREQYAQMFGPTTGDSVRLADTNLFIQIEKDFTKYGEEVVFGGGKVIRDGMGQHPFITREEDERVPDTVITNVIVLDYTGIYKADLAIRDGKISGIGKAGNPLVQDKVDIIIGASTEIISGEGKIITAGAIDTHVHFINPAQVDVALTAGTTTLIGGGAGPGDGSRATTATPGAWHLHSMLKALDGQPINIGLTGKGHAAAGAPLAEQIIAGAIGLKVHEDWGATPSVLDHALRIADEYDVQVALHADTLNESGFFEDTIKAIDGRGIHMYHTEGAGGGHAPDLIKSAGMMNVLPASTNPTLPYTINTIDEHLDMVMVAHNLNPSVPEDIAFADSRIRNETIAAEDVLQDLGVFSMTSSDSQAMGRIGEVALRTWQVAHKMKKQLGVMEGDSEYSDNNRVKRYVAKYTINPAIAHGVSEYIGSIEIGKIADLVLWDPKFFGVKPEMILKSGMAVFSLMGDANATIPTPQPMIYRPMYATLGKALSQSSITFVSQIAYDQGIKEKLGLEKVVLPVRNIRSLTKKDMKLNTATPHIEVDPQTYEVKIDGKHITCDPVDEVPMGQRYFLF; translated from the coding sequence ATGAGTTTTAAAATGGATAGAGAGCAATATGCTCAAATGTTCGGGCCGACAACTGGAGACTCTGTTCGACTAGCAGATACAAATTTATTCATCCAAATTGAAAAAGATTTTACTAAATACGGAGAAGAAGTTGTGTTTGGTGGTGGGAAAGTCATTCGTGATGGAATGGGGCAACATCCATTCATTACGCGCGAAGAAGATGAACGAGTCCCTGATACAGTCATTACGAATGTTATCGTTCTTGACTATACGGGGATATATAAAGCTGACCTAGCAATTCGTGACGGTAAAATTTCAGGTATTGGTAAAGCAGGTAATCCGCTTGTTCAAGACAAAGTAGATATTATTATTGGAGCTTCCACTGAAATTATTTCGGGAGAAGGTAAGATTATTACGGCTGGTGCAATTGATACGCACGTACATTTCATTAATCCTGCGCAAGTAGATGTTGCACTTACGGCTGGGACAACCACATTAATCGGCGGTGGAGCTGGACCAGGAGATGGTTCTAGAGCTACGACTGCCACACCGGGTGCTTGGCATCTTCATTCAATGCTTAAGGCTTTAGATGGACAACCAATCAATATTGGTTTAACAGGTAAAGGGCATGCGGCTGCGGGAGCTCCCTTAGCGGAACAAATAATTGCTGGAGCGATTGGTTTGAAAGTCCATGAAGATTGGGGGGCGACACCATCCGTTCTTGATCATGCATTACGAATTGCTGATGAATATGATGTACAAGTCGCACTTCACGCGGATACATTAAATGAATCGGGATTTTTTGAAGATACGATTAAAGCGATTGATGGTCGTGGTATCCATATGTACCATACGGAAGGTGCAGGAGGCGGACATGCTCCCGATTTAATTAAATCTGCAGGTATGATGAATGTGTTGCCGGCTTCTACCAATCCGACATTGCCGTATACGATTAATACGATTGATGAGCATTTGGATATGGTCATGGTTGCCCATAACTTAAATCCATCCGTGCCAGAAGATATTGCATTTGCGGATTCACGCATCCGTAACGAAACGATTGCTGCGGAAGATGTTTTACAAGACTTGGGTGTCTTTAGTATGACAAGCTCCGATTCTCAGGCGATGGGCCGTATCGGTGAAGTTGCACTTCGTACATGGCAAGTAGCTCATAAAATGAAAAAGCAACTTGGGGTCATGGAAGGTGACAGTGAGTATTCGGATAATAATCGGGTAAAACGCTATGTCGCTAAATATACGATCAATCCTGCTATTGCTCATGGCGTATCGGAGTATATCGGTTCAATTGAAATTGGGAAAATAGCGGACCTTGTCTTGTGGGATCCGAAGTTCTTTGGAGTCAAACCGGAGATGATCTTGAAAAGTGGAATGGCGGTCTTTAGCTTAATGGGCGATGCGAATGCAACGATTCCTACACCGCAACCAATGATTTATCGCCCGATGTATGCCACGCTCGGGAAAGCACTGTCGCAAAGTTCCATTACATTTGTTTCGCAGATCGCATATGATCAAGGAATCAAAGAGAAGCTTGGACTTGAAAAAGTGGTACTCCCTGTCCGTAATATACGGAGTCTTACAAAAAAGGATATGAAGTTAAATACAGCTACGCCACATATTGAAGTAGATCCACAAACGTATGAAGTAAAAATCGATGGAAAGCATATAACATGCGACCCAGTTGACGAAGTGCCAATGGGGCAACGCTATTTCCTATTCTGA
- the ureE gene encoding urease accessory protein UreE, whose protein sequence is MIIEEVLMNVRDLDPSEYESRHKEKVYLESAHLMKRIQRVETDHGREIGIRLNSPRDLEAGDILFMDDKNIILVDVLSDDLIIISPRTMLEMGTIAHQLGNRHLPAQFEDEDMLVQYDYLVEDLLREMDIPFKREERKVAKAFRHIGHSHD, encoded by the coding sequence ATGATTATAGAAGAAGTCTTAATGAACGTCAGGGATTTAGATCCAAGTGAGTATGAAAGTCGTCATAAAGAGAAAGTGTACTTAGAAAGTGCACATTTAATGAAGAGAATTCAACGCGTAGAAACCGATCATGGACGTGAAATTGGTATTCGATTAAATAGCCCGCGTGATTTGGAAGCGGGAGACATTCTGTTTATGGATGATAAGAATATTATTTTGGTTGATGTCCTTTCTGATGATTTAATTATTATTAGCCCGCGGACGATGCTTGAAATGGGAACGATTGCTCATCAACTTGGAAATCGTCATTTACCTGCGCAATTTGAGGATGAAGATATGCTCGTGCAATATGATTATTTAGTTGAAGATTTGCTGCGAGAAATGGATATTCCATTCAAGAGAGAAGAGCGAAAAGTTGCAAAGGCTTTCCGTCATATTGGGCATAGCCATGACTAA
- a CDS encoding urease accessory protein UreF codes for MTNHALSLLQLCDSSFPIGSFSQSFGLETYIQNDKVIDANTFSEWLNVYVHEQLAYADGLAVRLAYDALDMNELDKIWELDRILTVQNLARESRDGTQRMGDRMLDIAESIYKIPVLSTYTQKIRDKQAFGHPAIVFTMIGHHLQVEKNTTILYYLYSTVVSLVQNAVRAIPLGQTAGQKIIYTFQQQLQQTTDKIMKLDQEEFGIVSPGLELSQMQHERVGIRIFSS; via the coding sequence ATGACTAACCATGCATTATCCTTGTTACAGCTATGCGATTCTAGTTTTCCCATAGGCTCTTTTAGTCAATCATTCGGGCTAGAAACTTATATCCAGAACGACAAGGTTATCGATGCTAATACATTTTCTGAGTGGTTAAATGTCTATGTGCATGAACAGCTTGCATATGCAGACGGCTTAGCTGTTAGACTCGCTTATGATGCATTGGATATGAATGAACTTGATAAGATTTGGGAACTGGATCGCATATTGACTGTGCAGAATCTTGCCCGCGAATCCCGCGATGGTACACAGCGTATGGGCGATAGGATGTTAGATATTGCAGAATCCATTTACAAAATACCGGTATTATCTACCTACACGCAGAAAATTCGTGATAAACAAGCTTTTGGCCATCCCGCTATTGTTTTTACGATGATTGGACATCACTTACAAGTAGAAAAGAATACAACGATTTTATATTATTTATACTCGACGGTTGTTAGTCTCGTGCAAAACGCTGTACGGGCTATCCCGCTTGGACAAACTGCAGGACAGAAAATTATTTATACTTTTCAACAACAACTTCAGCAAACAACAGACAAAATAATGAAGTTAGATCAAGAAGAGTTTGGTATTGTATCACCAGGACTCGAGCTTTCACAAATGCAACACGAACGTGTTGGAATACGTATTTTTAGTTCATAA